One Capra hircus breed San Clemente chromosome 3, ASM170441v1, whole genome shotgun sequence genomic window, AATCCAAATCCTGAGCCCCTGGAGCGTTTTGGGCGCCGCTTCCCTTTGGCTCCAGGGAGGTGTCTGGAAGAGTATGGTGCCTTCTATGTGGGGGGTTCTGAGGCCATCTCTGACCCTGATCTTGACCCAGACCTAAGCCGGCTGCTTTTGGGCTGGGCACCAGGgcgacccttctcctcctgctgcccagACACAGGTCAGACTCAGGATGAAGGTGTCCGGGCTGGGCGTCTAAGAGCACGCAGACGCTATCTGGTAGAGAGGGCCAGAGATGCCCGTGTGGTGGGGCTGCTGGCGGGCACACTGGGTGTGGCCCGACACCGGGAGGCCCTGGCACACTTGCGGAATTTGACACAGGCTGCTGGCAAGCGTAGCTATGTGTTGGCCCTTGGGCGACCCACGCCTGCCAAGCTTGCCAACTTCCCTGAGGTGGACGTCTTTGTGCTGTTGGCCTGTCCTCTGGGTACCCTTGCCCCGCAGCCTTCTGGCGGCTTCTTCAGGCCTGTATTAGCACCATGTGAGCTGGAAGCTGCCTGCAACCCTGCATGGCCACCTCCAGGCCTGGCTCCCCACCTCACACATTATGTGGACTTATTGCCTGGTGAGTGGTGGGGGCACTGCCTAAGCTAGAAACACTTGGGGCATGAAGCTGGGGGGCCGATatgaatctttttttccccctcccttccAGGCTCTCCCTTCCACGTGCCCCTCCCTCCACCTGACTCAGAGCTGTGGGATGCCCCAGATGTATCACTCATTACTGGGGACCTCCGACCCCCACCTGCCTGGAAGCCATCAGATGACCCTGAGTGCTCAGCCCTGACCCCGAAGCCCCAGCTGGAGCTGGCTGAGAGCAGCCCTGCAGGTGAGTGTGGCAGATCTCCACTCCCATCTGAACCCTTGCCCCCTGTTCAGGTCATTCAGCCTCAACCCCCTCTCTCTGCAGCCTCATTCCTTAGTTCCCGGAGCTGGAAAGGACTGCAACCCCGCCTGGGTCAGACACCGGTGACAGGAGCTGTAAGTGGAAGACGAGGAATTGCCATCGCCTACGAGGATGAGGGAAATAGCTGATACCACGTGGGACCAGAGCCACAGGTGGACTTAAGACCTTTAGTGCTCCCTGCACCAACCTCACTCTTCTGCCAGGCAGCCCCTCACTGAGGACAGGCTCCAGCTCTGTCTTGTCTTGTCCTGTCCTGTCACTGGCACAAG contains:
- the DPH2 gene encoding diphthamide biosynthesis protein 2 isoform X1, giving the protein MESTFSSPAEAALQREAGSAGLRTPLGDLDRVYELERVAGFVRDLGCQRVALQFPDQLLGDAGAVAARLEEATGSKMFILGDTAYGSCCVDVLGAEQAGAQALVHFGPACLSPPARPLPVAFVLGQRSVALELCAKAFEAQNPDPTAPVALLSEPSCAHALEALATLLRPRYLDLLVSSPALPLPAGSLNPNPEPLERFGRRFPLAPGRCLEEYGAFYVGGSEAISDPDLDPDLSRLLLGWAPGRPFSSCCPDTGQTQDEGVRAGRLRARRRYLVERARDARVVGLLAGTLGVARHREALAHLRNLTQAAGKRSYVLALGRPTPAKLANFPEVDVFVLLACPLGTLAPQPSGGFFRPVLAPCELEAACNPAWPPPGLAPHLTHYVDLLPGSPFHVPLPPPDSELWDAPDVSLITGDLRPPPAWKPSDDPECSALTPKPQLELAESSPAASFLSSRSWKGLQPRLGQTPVTGAVSGRRGIAIAYEDEGNS
- the DPH2 gene encoding diphthamide biosynthesis protein 2 isoform X2, whose protein sequence is MLGPWQHDWRRLPGRRCSFWETQPMAEALATLLRPRYLDLLVSSPALPLPAGSLNPNPEPLERFGRRFPLAPGRCLEEYGAFYVGGSEAISDPDLDPDLSRLLLGWAPGRPFSSCCPDTGQTQDEGVRAGRLRARRRYLVERARDARVVGLLAGTLGVARHREALAHLRNLTQAAGKRSYVLALGRPTPAKLANFPEVDVFVLLACPLGTLAPQPSGGFFRPVLAPCELEAACNPAWPPPGLAPHLTHYVDLLPGSPFHVPLPPPDSELWDAPDVSLITGDLRPPPAWKPSDDPECSALTPKPQLELAESSPAASFLSSRSWKGLQPRLGQTPVTGAVSGRRGIAIAYEDEGNS